Proteins encoded by one window of Sorangium aterium:
- a CDS encoding carbon-nitrogen hydrolase family protein — MPLSDRLLDVVALELPQRFGDQQGVLAEIDRLLASSALAGAELVLLPELILTGYVSPRGDSDLRRFAEPIDGESAARLAELARRYGIALAGPLVEASGGRFYNSLLVFDGDGRRVCHYRKRHPWFPERWAAPGDLGTPIVELRGIKLTVAICFDVHFLSEDAGDALDEADLLLFPTAWVDSPGEGDMRADLLPALARRHRISIVNANWGPSRPALEGQGGSRILDAQGRSVAAAPPGPGSSAVRATLRFARDRRGT; from the coding sequence GTGCCCTTGAGCGATCGCCTCCTCGACGTGGTCGCGCTCGAGCTGCCGCAGCGCTTCGGCGACCAGCAGGGCGTGCTCGCCGAGATCGACCGTCTCCTCGCCTCGTCCGCGCTTGCGGGGGCCGAGCTCGTGCTGCTGCCCGAGCTCATCCTCACGGGCTACGTCTCGCCGCGCGGCGACAGCGATCTGCGCCGCTTCGCGGAGCCGATCGACGGCGAGTCGGCGGCGCGGCTCGCCGAGCTCGCGCGAAGGTACGGGATCGCGCTGGCCGGCCCCCTCGTCGAGGCGAGCGGGGGCCGCTTCTACAACAGCTTGCTCGTCTTCGACGGCGACGGACGGCGCGTGTGCCATTACCGCAAGCGTCATCCGTGGTTCCCGGAGCGCTGGGCGGCGCCTGGAGATCTGGGGACCCCGATCGTCGAGCTGCGCGGCATCAAGCTGACCGTCGCGATCTGCTTCGATGTTCACTTCCTCTCCGAAGACGCGGGCGACGCGCTCGACGAGGCCGATCTGCTGCTCTTCCCCACGGCGTGGGTCGATTCGCCCGGGGAAGGGGACATGCGCGCCGACCTCCTGCCCGCGCTCGCCCGGCGCCATCGCATCTCGATCGTGAACGCCAACTGGGGGCCGTCCCGACCTGCGCTCGAAGGCCAGGGCGGCTCGCGCATCCTCGACGCGCAAGGGCGGTCGGTCGCGGCGGCGCCGCCCGGCCCGGGGTCGAGCGCGGTGCGCGCCACCTTGCGCTTCGCGCGAGACCGGCGCGGTACCTGA
- a CDS encoding response regulator, whose translation MGNAPHSGSMPPPSSGRGQGALLYAVDDEELNLDLMDRALRSGYQVRTFGDPRRALAAAVKEPPAVVVADYRMPHFSGLALLRELRRQGLSYVPVLVCAPTDVEQIQKISRESAAFRIITKPWIASDLRRQVDLAVSLHQLQVARNHR comes from the coding sequence ATGGGCAATGCCCCGCACTCCGGCAGCATGCCGCCACCTTCGAGTGGTCGGGGCCAAGGAGCCCTCCTCTACGCCGTCGACGATGAGGAGCTCAACCTGGACCTCATGGATCGGGCGCTCCGCTCCGGCTACCAGGTCCGCACCTTCGGGGACCCTCGCCGCGCGCTGGCGGCTGCGGTGAAGGAGCCGCCCGCCGTGGTCGTCGCCGACTATCGGATGCCTCATTTCAGCGGGCTCGCGCTGCTGCGCGAGCTGCGCCGGCAGGGGCTGAGCTACGTCCCGGTGCTGGTCTGCGCCCCGACGGACGTCGAGCAGATCCAGAAGATCTCCCGGGAAAGCGCGGCCTTCCGGATCATCACGAAGCCCTGGATCGCCTCGGATCTGCGCCGCCAGGTCGACCTGGCGGTGAGCCTCCACCAGCTCCAGGTCGCGCGGAACCACCGCTGA
- a CDS encoding protein kinase domain-containing protein — translation MPARDGLLEVGALVDGRYQVLGHLGSGGHSVVYDARQIVTTQRVALKLLRPEVLRRSRESGSQEARFEREMQVIAQLSHPNIVRLLDAGRLPEGELYLALEYVDGETLTARCQRTRGVEPSEAKRLMLQVLDAIGFAHERGVVHRDLKPHNIMVAGSGKRTHAKVLDFGIAALIGEARSADYRALTPTGEFNGTPAYMAPEQLVQSTPTTAADIYAWGLTFLECLIGAPVMHEATVAEVIFRQLSPEPVPIPRALRGHPLGALLEQATAKSPAHRFRSAREAYELLEECDVSEIPWPLPPDPGHAASQKERGGALEQRAIATRPARQVEAEQETQLVPSEQIEPPPGTVRKSPEQQRQDERLGAAPTLAIPGRNLAPAAAPARPIRNASIHLGASGSPETAPATNFTSRPSVAPGTRPMSTSGRGERRQLTVLVCGLAGAERIADTVDSEAFHELVQMYQAVCAQVIGAHEGVFLRSPGEETIAYFGHPVAREDDALRAVQAALDLVEQMSRLNARELVSMPLSVQVGVHTGIVVVADSDAAPSLAGPTLNAATQLKAHAEPGTVLVSRATLKLVEGYYHVDALGEISPKEARQPIEVFAVHGRTTARDRLDARMQHGLTPLVGRDSELDEIAARWTRAAGGAGQVVLMTGEAGIGKSRSVRAFRDRLAGTPHLWLEARCSPQLQNSAFYPVIELLKALLAGDRERASTLSGAAPSTERGAGIEPREDRLARLEKLLAEAEAGPLAVPLLAALLSIPTEGRHPVPALTPQRQRQETISSLLQLFLGLADRQPLVLTAEDLHWADPSTLELLGRLIDEGRPSPLLLLLTARPTFAPPWPVRSHFTQIYLAPLNAERMRALVQQLAGAYATSGAPGMKASLPDEVIRTLAERSDGVPLFAEELTRMVVESAAAQAAAGESTGAPSAARPGVGALEIPTTLQHSLMSRLDRLGPAKEVAQLGAVFGRSFGYEALEQCAAGSAGAEPLLMASSPEALREALAQLVDAELLFQRGRPPRSTYTFKHALVQDAAYQSLLRSTRQVYHARIAAVLAERSTDTPPELLARHYTEAALIGPAVAAWQRAGEASLFSSAHAEAISQLSRGLELLKQLPETNERTRHEITLQTTLGVPLMITRGYAAPEVEATYARAHALCREAGSSPQLFPALWGLWIFFHVRGDYALAEQHGEQLLALAESTGDAGITLGAHQALGATRFLRGHLREAREHFNKVLALYDPARHLPLAFLFGQDAAAFSLSHLAWIALHLGEPERARASVDEAIALCEELNQPVSRGFVEHFAAVLCCLLGDLAGAEAHAHALSKLSEEVGMPHWAALSQIDLGWATAARAADGPAGEAARARHAEGAARIRGGLAMLTGVGSRVSLTYWRSALIEAELGAGNVDEASALLADTRAFVEKSDERYFEPELYRLEGEIALARGAPTAAEARDRAEAAFRRGREIAEGQGALGLLARLSERRAALP, via the coding sequence ATGCCCGCTCGCGATGGATTGCTCGAGGTCGGCGCGCTCGTGGACGGCCGGTATCAGGTGCTCGGCCACCTCGGGAGCGGCGGCCATAGCGTCGTCTACGATGCGCGCCAGATCGTGACCACCCAGCGCGTGGCGCTCAAGCTGCTTCGGCCCGAGGTGCTGCGGCGCTCGCGGGAGTCGGGCTCCCAGGAAGCGCGCTTCGAGCGGGAGATGCAGGTCATCGCCCAGCTGAGCCACCCGAACATCGTTCGCCTGCTCGACGCCGGGCGCCTGCCCGAGGGCGAGCTCTACCTTGCGCTCGAGTACGTCGACGGCGAGACGCTGACCGCGCGCTGCCAGCGTACGAGGGGGGTCGAGCCGAGCGAGGCGAAGCGGCTGATGCTGCAGGTGCTCGACGCCATCGGCTTCGCCCACGAGCGCGGCGTCGTGCACCGCGACCTCAAGCCGCACAACATCATGGTCGCCGGGTCGGGCAAGCGGACACACGCCAAGGTGCTGGATTTCGGCATCGCCGCGCTCATCGGCGAGGCCCGGTCCGCCGACTACCGCGCGCTCACCCCCACCGGGGAGTTCAACGGGACCCCGGCCTACATGGCCCCGGAGCAGCTCGTGCAGTCCACCCCGACCACAGCGGCGGACATCTATGCATGGGGGCTCACCTTTCTTGAGTGCCTGATCGGCGCGCCCGTGATGCACGAGGCCACGGTCGCGGAGGTCATCTTCCGCCAGCTGAGCCCCGAGCCGGTGCCGATCCCCCGCGCGCTCCGCGGCCACCCCCTCGGCGCGCTGCTCGAGCAGGCGACCGCCAAGTCGCCGGCGCACCGCTTCCGGTCCGCCCGCGAGGCCTACGAGCTGCTGGAGGAGTGCGACGTGTCGGAGATCCCGTGGCCGCTGCCGCCCGATCCCGGCCACGCCGCCTCGCAGAAGGAGCGCGGCGGCGCCCTGGAGCAGCGGGCGATCGCGACGCGACCGGCGCGGCAGGTCGAGGCCGAGCAGGAGACCCAGCTCGTGCCCTCCGAGCAGATCGAGCCGCCGCCGGGCACGGTGCGCAAATCCCCCGAGCAGCAGCGGCAGGACGAGCGGCTCGGCGCCGCGCCGACGCTCGCGATCCCAGGCCGCAACCTCGCGCCCGCCGCGGCGCCGGCGAGGCCGATCCGCAACGCGTCGATCCACCTGGGCGCCTCCGGGAGCCCAGAGACGGCGCCGGCGACGAACTTCACCTCCCGCCCCAGCGTCGCGCCCGGGACGCGGCCGATGTCCACCAGCGGGCGCGGCGAGCGCCGCCAGCTCACCGTGCTGGTCTGCGGGCTCGCCGGCGCCGAGCGCATCGCGGACACGGTCGACAGCGAGGCGTTCCACGAGCTCGTCCAGATGTATCAGGCGGTGTGCGCCCAGGTGATCGGGGCGCACGAGGGGGTCTTCCTCCGCTCCCCAGGCGAGGAGACGATCGCGTATTTCGGCCACCCCGTCGCGAGGGAGGACGACGCCCTCCGCGCCGTGCAGGCGGCGCTCGATCTGGTCGAGCAGATGTCCCGCCTGAACGCGCGCGAGCTCGTGTCCATGCCGCTGTCCGTGCAGGTCGGCGTGCACACAGGGATCGTCGTCGTGGCGGACAGCGACGCCGCGCCCTCGCTCGCAGGCCCGACCTTGAACGCCGCGACGCAGCTGAAGGCCCACGCGGAGCCGGGCACGGTGCTCGTCAGCCGCGCGACGCTGAAGCTCGTCGAGGGCTATTACCACGTGGACGCACTCGGCGAGATCAGCCCGAAAGAGGCGCGCCAGCCGATCGAGGTCTTCGCGGTGCACGGGCGCACGACCGCGCGGGACCGGCTGGACGCGAGGATGCAGCACGGGCTCACGCCGCTCGTCGGGAGAGACAGCGAGCTCGACGAGATCGCCGCCCGGTGGACGCGGGCCGCGGGGGGCGCGGGGCAGGTCGTGCTGATGACGGGCGAGGCGGGGATCGGCAAGTCGCGGAGCGTGCGCGCGTTCCGCGACCGGCTGGCCGGGACGCCGCACCTGTGGCTCGAGGCGCGCTGCTCGCCGCAGCTCCAGAACAGCGCCTTCTATCCGGTGATCGAGCTGCTCAAGGCGCTGCTCGCGGGCGATCGCGAGCGCGCGAGCACGCTGAGCGGCGCCGCGCCGTCGACGGAGCGCGGCGCAGGGATCGAGCCGCGCGAAGACCGGCTCGCGCGGCTGGAGAAGCTGCTCGCCGAGGCGGAGGCGGGGCCGCTCGCCGTCCCGCTGCTCGCCGCGCTGCTGTCGATCCCGACCGAGGGACGCCACCCCGTGCCGGCGCTCACCCCGCAGCGCCAGCGGCAGGAGACCATCTCTTCGCTCCTGCAGCTCTTCCTCGGGCTCGCCGATCGGCAGCCGCTCGTGCTCACGGCCGAGGACCTGCACTGGGCCGACCCGTCGACCCTGGAGCTGCTCGGCCGGCTCATCGACGAGGGGCGGCCGTCTCCGCTGCTGCTGCTCCTGACCGCGCGCCCGACGTTCGCGCCGCCGTGGCCGGTGCGTTCGCACTTCACCCAGATCTACCTCGCCCCGCTCAACGCCGAGCGAATGCGGGCGCTCGTCCAGCAGCTGGCCGGCGCGTACGCGACGAGCGGCGCGCCGGGCATGAAGGCGTCGCTGCCGGACGAGGTGATCCGGACGCTCGCCGAGCGCAGCGATGGCGTCCCGCTGTTCGCCGAGGAGCTCACGCGCATGGTGGTCGAGTCGGCCGCCGCGCAGGCCGCCGCAGGGGAGTCGACCGGCGCGCCGAGCGCCGCGCGCCCGGGGGTGGGCGCGCTCGAGATCCCGACCACCCTCCAGCACTCGCTGATGTCGCGCCTCGATCGCCTGGGCCCCGCCAAGGAGGTCGCGCAGCTCGGCGCGGTGTTCGGCCGATCGTTCGGCTACGAGGCGCTCGAGCAGTGCGCGGCGGGCAGCGCGGGCGCCGAGCCGCTGCTCATGGCGTCGAGCCCCGAGGCGCTGCGCGAGGCGCTCGCGCAGCTCGTCGACGCCGAGCTGCTCTTCCAGCGGGGGCGCCCCCCGCGCTCGACGTACACGTTCAAGCACGCGCTGGTGCAGGATGCCGCCTACCAGTCGCTGCTCCGCAGCACCCGGCAGGTGTACCACGCGCGCATCGCCGCCGTCCTCGCCGAGCGCTCCACGGATACGCCGCCCGAGCTGCTCGCGCGGCACTACACAGAGGCCGCGCTGATCGGCCCCGCCGTCGCTGCGTGGCAGCGCGCGGGCGAGGCCTCGCTGTTCTCGTCGGCGCACGCCGAGGCGATCAGCCAGCTCAGCCGCGGGCTCGAGCTCCTCAAGCAGCTCCCGGAGACGAACGAGCGGACGCGCCACGAGATCACGCTGCAGACCACGCTCGGCGTCCCGCTGATGATCACGCGCGGCTACGCCGCCCCGGAGGTCGAGGCGACGTACGCGCGCGCGCACGCGCTCTGCCGCGAGGCGGGCTCCTCGCCGCAGCTCTTCCCCGCGCTGTGGGGGCTCTGGATCTTCTTCCACGTCCGCGGCGACTACGCGCTGGCGGAGCAGCACGGCGAGCAGCTGCTCGCGCTCGCCGAGAGCACGGGCGACGCCGGCATCACGCTGGGCGCCCACCAGGCGCTCGGCGCGACGCGCTTCCTCCGCGGGCACCTCCGCGAGGCCCGCGAGCACTTCAACAAGGTGCTCGCGCTCTACGATCCCGCGCGTCACCTCCCGCTCGCCTTCCTCTTCGGCCAGGACGCCGCGGCGTTCTCCCTGTCCCACCTCGCCTGGATCGCGCTCCACCTCGGCGAGCCGGAGCGCGCCAGGGCCTCGGTCGACGAGGCGATCGCGCTGTGCGAGGAGCTGAACCAGCCCGTGAGCCGCGGCTTCGTCGAGCACTTCGCGGCCGTGCTGTGCTGCCTGCTCGGCGATCTCGCGGGCGCGGAGGCGCACGCGCACGCGCTCAGCAAGCTCTCCGAGGAGGTGGGCATGCCCCACTGGGCGGCGCTCAGCCAGATCGACCTCGGCTGGGCGACGGCGGCGCGCGCGGCCGATGGCCCGGCCGGCGAGGCGGCGCGCGCGCGCCACGCGGAGGGCGCCGCGCGCATCCG